A genome region from Ursus arctos isolate Adak ecotype North America unplaced genomic scaffold, UrsArc2.0 scaffold_18, whole genome shotgun sequence includes the following:
- the LOC113266268 gene encoding olfactory receptor 1L8-like, which produces MEKINQTSSVSEFILMGFSSRPEDQKPLFILFLTMYLVTMIGNLLIILAIHSDPQLQTPMYFFLSFLSLTDICFTTTIVPRMLMNFLSEKTISYAGCLTQMYFIYALGNTDSCLLVVMAFDRYVAICDPFRYVTAMNHCCCILLVAFSCSFSHLHSLLHTLLLNRLTFCDSNIIHHFLCDINPLLKLSCSSTFVNEIMIMSEGSVVLVTPFLCITLSYIRIFITVLKIPSAAGKRKAFSTCGSHLTVVTLFYGSIFYVYLQPLSTYTVRDRVATLAYTVLSSMLNPFIYSLRNKDMERGLRKLMARRKSKPEPLGSCS; this is translated from the coding sequence ATGGAAAAAATCAACCAAACCAGTAGTGTCTCCGAGTTCATCCTCATGGGATTCTCCTCCCGGCCTGAAGACCAGAAGCCACTCTTTATCCTCTTCCTCACCATGTATCTCGTCACCATGATAGGGAACCTACTCATCATCCTGGCCATCCACTCTGACCCCCAGCTCCAGAcccccatgtatttcttcttgagtttCCTGTCCCTCACTGACATTTGCTTTACAACAACCATTGTCCCCAGGATGCTAATGAACTTCCTGTCAGAGAAGACCATCTCCTATGCTGGGTGTCTGACACAGATGTATTTCATTTATGCTCTGGGCAACACTGACAGTTGCCTTCTGGTGGTCATGGCCtttgaccgctatgtggccatctgtgaCCCCTTCCGCTATGTCACCGCCATGAACCACTGCTGCTGTATCCTGCTGGTGGCCTTCTCCTGCTCATTTTCTCACCTCCACTCACTCCTACATACACTACTACTGAATCGTCTCACTTTCTGTGACTCCAATATTATCCATCATTTCCTCTGTGACATCAACCCTCTGCTCAAATTGTCCTGCTCTTCCACTTTTGTCAATGAAATCATGATAATGTCAGAAGGTTCTGTTGTTTTGGTGACCCCCTTTCTGTGCATTACTCTCTCTTACATACGAATTTTCATCACAGTTCTCAAGATCCCCTCAGCTGCTGGGAAACGCAAAGCCTTCTCTACCTGTGGCTCTCACCTCACTGTGGTAACACTGTTTTATGGAAGCATCTTCTATGTCTATTTACAGCCCCTGTCCACCTACACTGTTAGAGATCGTGTGGCAACACTTGCCTACACAGTTTTGTCCTCCATGCTAAATCCTTTTATCTACAGTCTGAGAAATAAAGACATGGAAAGGGGCCTGAGGAAGCTGATGGCCAGGAGAAAGTCCAAGCCAGAACCTCTGGGATCATGTTCATGA
- the LOC113266612 gene encoding olfactory receptor 1N2: protein MGKASRVNQTAVSDFFLLGLSDKPEEQPLLFGVFLGMYLVTMTGNLLIILAISSDPHLHTPMYFFLANLSLTDACFTSASIPKMLANIHTQSQTISYSGCLTQLYFLLMFGGLDNCLLAVMAYDRYVAICQPLHYSTAMSPQFCVLMLAMCWVLTNCPALMHTLLLTCVDFCAHKAIPHFYCDPSALLKLACSDTRINELMIITMGLMFLTAPLMLIVLSYVRISWAVFGISSPGGRWKAFSTCGSHLTVVLLFYGSLMGVYLLPPSTHSAERESRAAILYMVIIPMLNPFIYSLRNRDMKEALGKLFGNGKMFFLP, encoded by the coding sequence ATGGGGAAAGCAAGCAGAGTGAACCAAACCGCTGTTTCAGACTTCTTCCTTCTAGGACTCTCTGACAAGCCAGAGGAGCAACCTCTCCTATTTGGTGTCTTCCTGGGCATGTACCTGGTCACCATGACAgggaacctgctcatcatcctggccatcAGCTCTGACCCACACCTTCATactcccatgtacttcttcctggccaacctatCATTAACTGATGCCTGCTTCACTTCTGCTTCAATCCCCAAAATGCTGGCCAACATTCATACTCAGAGTCAGACCATCTCCTATTCGGGGTGCCTTACACAGCTGTATTTTCTCCTTATGTTTGGTGGCCTTGACAACTGCCTGCTGGCTGTGATGGcatatgaccgctatgtggccatctgccagCCACTTCATTACAGCACAGCTATGAGTCCCCAGTTCTGTGTACTAATGCTGGCCATGTGCTGGGTGCTAACCAACTGCCCTGCATTGATGCACACACTGCTGCTGACCTGTGTGGACTTCTGTGCCCACAAGGCCATCCCTCACTTTTACTgtgatcccagtgctctactGAAGCTTGCCTGCTCAGATACCCGCATTAATGAGCTGATGATTATCACCATGGGCCTAATGTTCCTCACTGCTCCCCTCATGCTGATTGTCCTCTCCTATGTCCGCATTTCCTGGGCTGTGTTTGGCATCTCATCTCCTGGAGGGAGGTGGAAAGCCTTCTCTACCTGTGGTTCCCACCTCACAGTGGTGCTGCTCTTCTATGGGTCTCTGATGGGTGTTTATTTACTTCCTCCATCAACTCATtctgcagagagagaaagtagggcTGCCATTCTCTACATGGTGATTATCCCCATGCTAAACCCATTCATCTATAGCTTGAGGAACAGAGACATGAAAGAGGCCTTGGGTAAACTATTTGGTAATGGAAAAATGTTCTTCTTACCATGA